The genomic region ACGCATCAGCATGTGTTCAGCCTGAACGCGAGACAGACTGGAGTGGAACCACCTAGAGAACATAATactactttattcagtgcttGATTCATGTTTTGACCTCTAGTTTCATACAAATCAAAAGAGAAGTGTGCCACCTCTGCAGACACCGATCACTCACTCTCTGCTCTCGTGTGCGTTGGGCTGAGGCACAGGGCTGCCCAGCCTCATCTCAAACTCGTTGCAGCGCAGAGGAGTGTCTCTGTAGTGGCAGATGAGGCGGTACAAGCTTTCAAACACCAGGTTATCAGTCAGGTAGAAGCGGGTGGAGCCGGACTCCTGACGTGAATGAATCCTGCAGTGCTGGACTCGACCGGAGCGCCTGGAGGACGACAGACAGATAGTGTGACTGGCAATGATAATCTGtcctaataataatattaatgattagAAGAAGAATCTGACagcattagttttcttgtgcagcattcaaacacctttcacttcat from Plectropomus leopardus isolate mb unplaced genomic scaffold, YSFRI_Pleo_2.0 unplaced_scaffold14160, whole genome shotgun sequence harbors:
- the LOC121964132 gene encoding 1-phosphatidylinositol 4,5-bisphosphate phosphodiesterase gamma-1-like produces the protein RSGRVQHCRIHSRQESGSTRFYLTDNLVFESLYRLICHYRDTPLRCNEFEMRLGSPVPQPNAHESREWFHSSLSRVQAEHMLMRVPRDGAFLVRKRSEHNSYAISFRAEGKIKHCRIQQEGRLFMLGSSAEFESLVDLVSHYEKHPLYRKMRLRYPINEDTLDRMGTT